A portion of the Candidatus Binatia bacterium genome contains these proteins:
- a CDS encoding alpha/beta hydrolase translates to MRIQHARVSLELHELTQRHGPALLLLHALFGSSADWGELPRSWPGPVYALDFCGHGGSDR, encoded by the coding sequence ATGCGCATTCAGCACGCCCGCGTCTCTCTCGAGCTGCACGAACTGACGCAACGCCACGGCCCTGCCCTGCTCCTGCTGCATGCGCTCTTCGGTTCGAGCGCCGATTGGGGCGAGCTGCCGCGCAGCTGGCCCGGGCCGGTCTACGCGCTCGACTTCTGCGGCCACGGCGGTTCGGATCGG